From a region of the Acidobacteriota bacterium genome:
- a CDS encoding amidase has product MLKRVIVVCGLLVLLCSPGVAGTPDGLAYMDIGELQELMDQGALTSVELVAYYVQRIAEIDRAGPKLGAVIELNPEAFVIAAKLDQERAKSGPRGPMHGIPVLLKANIDTGDRMETTAGSLALRGHHAPDDAFHVQALRDAGAVILGKTNLSEWANFRGSNSSSGWSSIGGQTRNPYSLDRNPCGSSSGSGVAVAAGLVTVAIGTETDGSVVCPSGVNGIVGIKPTVGLVSRDGIIPIAHTQDTAGPMARSVRDAAILLTAISEKDPDDAASDGHPGPTDYAADLDRNALEGRRIGVWRGYWGAKGNPKVAAIFDQVVANLTQLGATVVDPVELEIPDEANDSEYEVLLYEFKDDLNRYLAGSNVDRSVDTLTELIEFNRANADAVMPWFGQEDFEKAEAKGPLSDPEYREALEASHVQVAKLIDSLFDSHHLDAVIAPTNGPSWVTDWVNGDSFSLSSSSAAAVSGYPAVTIPMGEIHGLPIGVSLIGTPYSEKQLIGLAYALEQKLQARRNPDFRKSMADAQ; this is encoded by the coding sequence ATGTTAAAGCGCGTCATCGTCGTCTGCGGATTGTTGGTTCTGCTGTGCTCACCGGGCGTCGCGGGAACACCGGACGGGCTTGCATATATGGACATCGGCGAGCTCCAGGAGTTGATGGACCAGGGGGCTCTGACCTCGGTCGAGCTCGTGGCCTATTACGTGCAGCGCATCGCCGAGATCGACAGGGCCGGGCCAAAGCTTGGTGCAGTGATCGAGCTCAACCCGGAGGCCTTTGTCATCGCCGCAAAGCTCGATCAGGAGCGAGCGAAGTCGGGCCCGCGCGGACCCATGCACGGCATACCGGTACTGCTCAAGGCGAACATCGATACCGGTGATCGGATGGAGACGACGGCCGGATCGCTCGCCCTCCGCGGCCATCACGCTCCGGACGACGCCTTCCACGTCCAGGCCCTCCGAGACGCGGGAGCCGTGATCCTCGGCAAGACGAATCTCAGCGAGTGGGCCAACTTCCGGGGATCGAACTCGAGCAGTGGATGGAGCAGCATCGGCGGTCAGACCAGGAACCCCTACAGTCTCGATCGCAACCCGTGCGGCTCGTCGAGCGGCTCGGGAGTGGCGGTCGCGGCCGGCCTCGTCACCGTTGCCATCGGTACCGAGACCGACGGTTCGGTGGTGTGCCCCTCCGGTGTCAACGGCATCGTGGGCATCAAACCAACGGTCGGTCTGGTCAGCCGCGACGGCATCATCCCCATCGCACACACCCAGGACACGGCCGGCCCAATGGCCCGATCGGTTCGAGACGCCGCCATTCTGTTGACCGCCATTTCCGAAAAGGACCCGGACGATGCAGCGTCGGATGGGCATCCCGGTCCAACGGACTATGCAGCTGATCTCGACCGCAACGCTCTCGAAGGCCGGCGGATCGGAGTCTGGCGTGGATACTGGGGTGCGAAAGGCAACCCCAAAGTTGCTGCGATCTTCGACCAGGTCGTGGCGAACCTCACTCAACTCGGGGCCACAGTCGTCGACCCGGTGGAGCTCGAGATACCGGACGAAGCGAATGATTCGGAGTACGAGGTGCTGCTGTACGAGTTCAAGGACGATCTCAACCGGTATCTGGCCGGCAGCAATGTCGACCGGTCGGTCGACACACTGACCGAGCTGATCGAGTTCAACCGCGCCAACGCGGACGCGGTGATGCCGTGGTTCGGCCAAGAGGATTTCGAAAAGGCGGAAGCCAAAGGCCCGCTCAGCGATCCGGAGTACAGGGAGGCGCTGGAGGCGAGTCACGTCCAGGTCGCCAAGCTCATCGACTCACTCTTCGATAGCCACCACCTGGACGCCGTGATCGCACCCACCAACGGCCCCAGCTGGGTCACGGACTGGGTCAACGGCGACAGCTTCTCCTTGAGCAGCTCCAGCGCTGCGGCGGTCTCCGGGTATCCGGCAGTCACCATCCCGATGGGCGAGATCCACGGACTGCCGATCGGCGTCTCCCTGATAGGCACACCCTACAGCGAGAAGCAGCTCATCGGGTTGGCCTATGCCCTGGAGCAGAAGCTCCAGGCACGGCGGAACCCCGATTTTCGAAAGTCAATGGCGGACGCGCAGTAA
- a CDS encoding cyclic nucleotide-binding domain-containing protein translates to MSGTTVISARNAEWIRRLTIVSLVLTLAALLLGLQFVYRTTGGSLFLFSAVVPLLVISAIAIFLWTVIFEFRQSHKLFTVESYPEDTIIFRQGDPANCAYFIRKGEVTVVDEEAGSVVSTLTAGEYFGEIALVTDQPRTATVRTVSPVELAVLGKENFLNMMRLLPTTEEEILHTVQKRVIADNSRHGE, encoded by the coding sequence ATGAGTGGTACTACCGTCATCAGCGCCAGAAACGCGGAATGGATCCGACGGCTGACAATCGTGTCGTTGGTCCTCACCCTGGCGGCACTCCTGCTCGGCCTGCAGTTCGTGTACCGAACGACCGGAGGGAGTCTCTTTCTATTCTCCGCGGTGGTACCTCTTCTCGTTATCTCCGCCATCGCCATTTTCCTGTGGACCGTGATCTTTGAGTTTCGACAATCCCACAAGCTCTTCACGGTCGAGAGCTATCCAGAAGATACGATCATCTTCCGCCAGGGCGATCCGGCTAATTGCGCCTACTTCATACGCAAGGGAGAGGTCACGGTGGTCGACGAGGAAGCCGGCTCTGTGGTCTCAACGCTCACGGCAGGCGAGTACTTCGGTGAGATCGCCCTGGTCACAGACCAACCCCGAACCGCGACAGTTCGCACCGTCTCTCCGGTCGAGCTCGCGGTTCTCGGCAAGGAGAACTTTCTGAACATGATGCGGTTGCTGCCGACAACCGAGGAGGAGATCCTCCACACGGTGCAGAAAAGGGTGATCGCGGACAACTCCAGGCACGGCGAGTAG
- a CDS encoding TerB family tellurite resistance protein, translating to MEENQARFIAAFAYVLSRGAASDMEISEDETNKMVEIVRKLGHIPEEQADLVVAIAINQNDLFGGTEDYLVTREFHEIATDEQRTEMLDCLFAVSAADDTITGDEEEQIRQISKELGFTHDEYIQARSAYSDKRSVLQRKL from the coding sequence ATGGAAGAAAACCAGGCGCGGTTTATCGCCGCGTTTGCCTATGTCCTCAGCCGGGGAGCCGCATCCGACATGGAAATCAGCGAAGACGAAACGAACAAGATGGTGGAGATCGTCCGGAAGCTGGGTCACATCCCCGAGGAGCAGGCAGATCTGGTTGTCGCGATCGCCATTAACCAGAACGATCTCTTCGGCGGCACCGAGGATTATCTGGTAACCCGGGAGTTTCACGAGATCGCTACCGACGAGCAGCGAACAGAGATGCTCGACTGCCTGTTCGCGGTATCCGCGGCCGACGACACGATCACTGGCGACGAAGAAGAGCAGATCCGCCAGATCTCCAAGGAGCTCGGGTTCACCCATGACGAATACATCCAGGCGCGGAGCGCCTACTCGGACAAACGGTCGGTGCTCCAGCGAAAGTTGTAG